A single Pseudochaenichthys georgianus chromosome 10, fPseGeo1.2, whole genome shotgun sequence DNA region contains:
- the LOC117454370 gene encoding pre-mRNA-processing factor 39 encodes MAAEGCDELSGNGELEESSAMEASEVPALPPTEMSEENGSPPEAPQVSVGPDPATFCMPPATEDEEGEIPADFERLWKAAHDNPQDFTSWTDLLQYCEQESHMTASRRALEAFLARYPLCYGYWKKYADLERRAGYNNKAEEVCIQGLQVIPLSVDLWIHYINLLLGTLDMNLPESPDRIRSVFEEGVSAAGLDFHSDRLWDLYVEWEKEQGNMKNAAAVLDRVLRAPTQLYNTHYDKLKEHLNGHEPKDVLSPEEYEELRAFCRQTQKAERAEQAQEEEEERPPGEEEPATPEGTDSEELMQKIREQVLIRRDNVYQDNEGEVRKRWNFEDAIKRPYFHVKPLDRVQLRAWHTYLDWEIAQLNPDTKDPQQDPDQVDTEGSEVTPKPREETQDTAVSRDDYKVRILFERCLIACALYEEFWIRYNQYLETQSVDEARAVLRRACEVHLANKPNIHLQWATFEERHGDLTEARRVLESLEKSLPGLAVVRLRRAALERRAGQLDQSEALLREAVEESKEKPTLHAFYSIKLARLLLKLGRNPGRARGVLQEALEISPDNDKLHLNLLELEVSGDPSAEAVQECVTRALAAPLAPHTKILFSQRGLQFAEDYSNSIESVLSVYEEHQKLLKELGGTKREAENGDEETEKLMKSEDGSAVAVSAQDPPTMPHVPITAPPPPVMGADASAQAGYGGYSSWYQQPQYGSYGYQNWNYNQGYYPPS; translated from the exons ATGGCGGCAGAAGGCTGTGACGAGTTGAGCGGCAACGGGGAGCTGGAAGAGTCCTCAG CTATGGAGGCCTCTGAGGTTCCTGCCTTGCCTCCGACTGAGATGTCCGAAGAGAACGGCAGCCCCCCAGAGGCCCCTCAGGTCTCCGTTGGCCCCGACCCGGCCACCTTCTGCATGCCCCCGGCTACAGAGGACGAGGAGGGAGAAATACCTGCAGACTTTGAGCGGCTGTGGAAGGCCGCACACGACAACCCTCAGGACTTCACCAGCTGGACCGACCTGCTGCAGTACTGCGAGCAAGAG AGTCACATGACAGCGTCTCGCAGAGCGCTGGAGGCTTTCCTCGCTCGCTACCCGCTCTGCTACGGCTACTGGAAGAAGTACGCTGACCTGGAGCGCCGCGCAGGATACAACAACAAAGCAGAGGAG GTGTGTATTCAGGGTCTCCAGGTCATCCCTCTCAGTGTAGATCTGTGGATCCATTACATCAATCTGCTGTTGGGGACTCTGGACATGAACCTGCCCGAGTCCCCCGATCGGATTCGCAG TGTGTTCGAGGAGGGGGTTTCAGCGGCAGGTCTGGACTTCCACTCAGACCGGCTCTGGGATCTGTATGTGGAGTGGGAGAAGGAGCAGGGCAACATGAAGAACGCAGCAGCCGTCCTGGACCGAGTCCTCAGAGCCCCCACCCAGCTCTACAACACCCACTACGACAA GTTAAAGGAACATTTGAACGGCCATGAGCCCAAAGACGTCCTCTCCCCGGAGGAGTACGAGGAGCTGAGGGCGTTCTGTCGTCAGACTCAGAAAGCAGAGCGAGCGGAGCAGgctcaggaggaagaggaagagaggcCGCCCGGGGAGGAAGAGCCTGCAACCCCCGAGGGCACAGACTCA GAGGAATTGATGCAGAAGATCAGGGAGCAGGTGCTGATTCGCAGGGACAACGTTTACCAGGACAACGAGGGAGAAGTCCGGAAGAGATGGAACTTTGAAGACGCT ATCAAACGCCCCTACTTCCACGTGAAGCCCCTGGACCGCGTCCAGCTGAGAGCCTGGCACACCTACCTGGACTGGGAGATCGCTCAGCTGAACCCGGACACCAAAGACCCCCAACAAG ATCCAGACCAGGTGGACACagaggggtcagaggtcacgcCAAAGCCTCGGGAAGAAACACAGGATACTGCGGTTTCTCGCGACGACTACAAGGTCCGCATCCTTTTCGAGCGATGTCTGATCGCCTGCGCTCTGTATGAGGAGTTCTGGATCAGG TACAACCAGTACTTGGAGACGCAGAGTGTGGACGAGGCGCGGGCCGTTCTGAGGCGAGCCTGTGAGGTCCACCTGGCGAACAAACCCAACATCCACCTGCAGTGGGCCACCTTCGAGGAGAGGCACG GCGACCTCACGGAGGCGCGCCGGGTGCTGGAGTCTCTGGAGAAATCGCTCCCAGGGTTGGCGGTGGTCCGTCTTCGCAGGGCGGCTCTGGAGAGGCGAGCGGGTCAGCTGGACCAATCAGAGGCCTTGCTGCGGGAGGCGGTGGAGGAGTCCAAAGAGAAGCCCACGTTACATGCTTTTTATTCCATCAAGCTGGCTCGCCTGCTGCTGAAGCTCGGCAGGAACCCAGGCAGAGCCCGAGGAGTTCTGCAGGAGGCGCTGGAGATCAGTCCG GATAACGACAAGCTGCACCTGAACCTGCTGGAGCTGGAGGTGTCGGGCGACCCCTCGGCCGAGGCGGTGCAGGAGTGTGTGACGCGAGCCCTGGCCGCTCCCCTCGCCCCACACACCAAGATCCTCTTCTCACAGAGAGGCCTGCAGTTCGCAGAGGACTACAGCAACTCTAtagagag CGTGCTGTCCGTCTACGAGGAGCACCAGAAACTGCTGAAGGAGCTGGGCGGAACCAAGAGGGAAGCAGAGAACGG AGATGAGGAAACAGAGAAGCTGATGAAAAGTGAAGACGGCTCGGCTGTTGCTGTATCTGCACAAGATCCGCCCACCATGCCGCATGTCCCCATCACCGCCCCCCCGCCCCCCGTGATGGGCGCTGACGCTAGCGCTCAGGCCGGATACGGGGGATACAGCAGCTGGTACCAG CAACCGCAGTACGGCAGCTACGGATACCAGAACTGGAACTACAACCAAGGCTATTATCCTCCCAGCTAA
- the ubxn1 gene encoding UBX domain-containing protein 1, producing MAELTTLESLMEMGFDRNRAEKAVASTGNQGIEQAMDWLMVHESDPDIDEPFVPPVGNVVGGAAVTQSPTDEPSIADPAEGTAGGDGSIDVDDPSKVPLSEEERLEQVRRLEELMRLKQAERRERERAEELEREKQRRKDGQELQHIRQKLQDDDMKKLSDQRMKEKMEDKMARQRVKDKIARDREERAQKFGVVSPASTATSSQPAQPTPPSPTSHGPPPTKKEYDESRIQIRLLDGSTLTAVFKAQEQLAAVRVYVQVNGNTPEGQDFTLLSPYPRNEYTELDMEKPLKELGLVPSAVLVVIKK from the exons ATGGCAGAGCTAACAACACTAGAGAGTCTGATGGAGATGGGTTTCGACAGAAACCGAGC GGAGAAGGCGGTAGCCAGCACAGGGAACCAGGGAATAGAACAAGCCATGGACTg GTTAATGGTACATGAGAGCGACCCAGACATCGATGAGCCCTTCGTGCCGCCTGTAGGGAACGTGGTGGGGGGAGCAGCCGTCACCCAGTCCCCCACAGACGAGCCGTCAATAGCAGACCCCGCTGAAG GGACAGCAGGTGGAGACGGCAGCATCGATGTTGATGACCCTTCAAAAGTGCCATTGTCAGAGGAGGAGAGACTTGAGCAAGTGAGAAG gctAGAGGAGCTGATGCGGCTGAAGCAGGCGGAGAGACGAGAGCGAGAGCGGGCAGAGGAGTTGGAGCGGGAGAAGCAGCGGAGGAAAGACGGCCAAGAGCTGCAGCATATTCGCCAGAAGCTGCAGGATGATGATATGAAGAAACTCAGCGATCAGCGCATGAAAGAGAAGATGGAGGACAAAATGGCGAG GCAAAGGGTTAAAGACAAGATTGCacgagacagagaggagagggcACAGAAG TTTGGAGTTGTTTCCCCCGCGAGCACGGCGACATCGTCCCAACCTGCCCAGCCCACCCCCCCGTCCCCCACCAGTCACGGCCCTCCACCCACTAAGAAGGAGTATGACGAGTCCAGGATACag ATACGCCTGCTGGACGGCTCCACCCTCACGGCGGTGTTCAAAGCCCAGGAGCAGCTGGCGGCCGTGCGCGTCTACGTGCAGGTGAACGGCAACACACCGGAGGGTCAGGACTTCACACTGCTGTCCCCGTACCCCCGCAACGAATACACCGAACTGGACATGGAGAAGCCCCTCAAGGAACTGG GTCTGGTGCCTTCAGCTGTGCTGGTTGTTATCAAAAAGTGA
- the LOC117454323 gene encoding uncharacterized protein isoform X2, protein MVPHKLYELTLEMCGIIDDPEMPKAGKHRELEPAQIKKSELAVQSVISAINGFTNPWRTPDKSRLYSLASGAPNDPEVEADVLRAEAAGRAAKEQFIQERFISKRKDFFDRLKKRTLKTMDYCSKRVKLTSAQGKSNLGFQLLVKSQIMEMPINLEELMRYPLSPVPHALGSPDGYFAKTNKATILHQLQQDRDEDVLYPNDALFIQDGNALFHMMSNLPPTFGGICMQLLDQMVAKHHFVFSTDCYQPDSIKAQERLRRGSSEKHIIDGPNTRRPYDFKSFLGNELNKKQLCDLLLRVWGSNEAASWIEKSMKAVVCVDGRSYDLTSTNGKVQTSEIYELRSNQEETDSRIVLYLHQAVKWGFKSSVVRTPDTDILMILLYHASRISFQAAWCRLDGH, encoded by the exons ATGGTGCCGCACAAGCTCTATGAGCTTACTCTTGAGATGTGTGGCATAATTGACGACCCTGAGATGCCGAAAGCAGGCAAGCACCGTGAGCTGGAGCCTGCCCAAATCAAAAAGTCTGAATTAGCGGTGCAGAGTGTCATCTCTGCCATCAATGGCTTCACAAACCCCTGGAGAACCCCAGACAAAAGTCGACTGTACTCCCTCGCATCTGGAGCTCCCAACGATCCAGAGGTTGAGGCTGACGTGCTGCGAGCCGAGGCTGCAGGCAGGGCTGCCAAGGAGCAGTTCATCCAAGAGCGCTTCATTTCCAAGAGGAAAGACTTCTTTGATCGCCTCAAGAAACGTACGCTTAAGACAATGGATTACTGCAGCAAGAGGGTCAAACTTACATCTGCGCAGGGGAAG AGCAACCTCGGCTTTCAGCTGCTCGTTAAGTCGCAGATTATGGAGATGCCCATCAACCTTGAGGAACTCATGCGGTATCCCCTCTCACCTGTTCCTCATGCCCTTGGCTCTCCGGATGGCTATTTTGCTAAAACCAACAAGGCCACTATCCTTCACCAACTGCAGCAGGACAGGGACGAAGACGTACTTTACCCCAATGATGCCCTCTTCATACAGGATGGCAACGCTCTCTTCCACATGATGTCCAACCTCCCACCGACCTTCGGAGGGATTTGCATGCAGCTCCTGGACCAAATGGTTGCCAAGCACCATTTTGTATTCTCTACAGATTGCTACCAGCCAGATTCCATCAAAGCCCAGGAGAGGCTCAGACGTGGCTCTTCTGAGAAGCACATAATTGATGGTCCAAACACCCGGAGGCCCTATGACTTTAAGTCATTCCTTGGCAATGAGCTTAACAAGAAGCAGCTATGTGACCTGCTTCTCAGGGTCTGGGGGAGCAATGAGGCAGCATCCTGGATTGAGAAGAGCATGAAAGCAGTGGTGTGTGTTGACGGAAGATCTTATGACCTAACATCAACAAATGGAAAA GTCCAGACTTCTGAGATCTATGAACTGCGATCCAACCAGGAGGAGACAGACAGCCGGATTGTCCTGTACCTCCACCAGGCTGTCAAATGGGGGTTCAAGTCCAGTGTGGTGAGGACACCTGACACAGACATCCTGATGATCCTCCTCTACCATGCCAGCAGGATCAGCTTTCAGGCAGCTTGGTGCAGACTGGATGGTCACTGA
- the LOC117454323 gene encoding uncharacterized protein isoform X1, protein MVPHKLYELTLEMCGIIDDPEMPKAGKHRELEPAQIKKSELAVQSVISAINGFTNPWRTPDKSRLYSLASGAPNDPEVEADVLRAEAAGRAAKEQFIQERFISKRKDFFDRLKKRTLKTMDYCSKRVKLTSAQGKEQSNLGFQLLVKSQIMEMPINLEELMRYPLSPVPHALGSPDGYFAKTNKATILHQLQQDRDEDVLYPNDALFIQDGNALFHMMSNLPPTFGGICMQLLDQMVAKHHFVFSTDCYQPDSIKAQERLRRGSSEKHIIDGPNTRRPYDFKSFLGNELNKKQLCDLLLRVWGSNEAASWIEKSMKAVVCVDGRSYDLTSTNGKVQTSEIYELRSNQEETDSRIVLYLHQAVKWGFKSSVVRTPDTDILMILLYHASRISFQAAWCRLDGH, encoded by the exons ATGGTGCCGCACAAGCTCTATGAGCTTACTCTTGAGATGTGTGGCATAATTGACGACCCTGAGATGCCGAAAGCAGGCAAGCACCGTGAGCTGGAGCCTGCCCAAATCAAAAAGTCTGAATTAGCGGTGCAGAGTGTCATCTCTGCCATCAATGGCTTCACAAACCCCTGGAGAACCCCAGACAAAAGTCGACTGTACTCCCTCGCATCTGGAGCTCCCAACGATCCAGAGGTTGAGGCTGACGTGCTGCGAGCCGAGGCTGCAGGCAGGGCTGCCAAGGAGCAGTTCATCCAAGAGCGCTTCATTTCCAAGAGGAAAGACTTCTTTGATCGCCTCAAGAAACGTACGCTTAAGACAATGGATTACTGCAGCAAGAGGGTCAAACTTACATCTGCGCAGGGGAAG GAGCAGAGCAACCTCGGCTTTCAGCTGCTCGTTAAGTCGCAGATTATGGAGATGCCCATCAACCTTGAGGAACTCATGCGGTATCCCCTCTCACCTGTTCCTCATGCCCTTGGCTCTCCGGATGGCTATTTTGCTAAAACCAACAAGGCCACTATCCTTCACCAACTGCAGCAGGACAGGGACGAAGACGTACTTTACCCCAATGATGCCCTCTTCATACAGGATGGCAACGCTCTCTTCCACATGATGTCCAACCTCCCACCGACCTTCGGAGGGATTTGCATGCAGCTCCTGGACCAAATGGTTGCCAAGCACCATTTTGTATTCTCTACAGATTGCTACCAGCCAGATTCCATCAAAGCCCAGGAGAGGCTCAGACGTGGCTCTTCTGAGAAGCACATAATTGATGGTCCAAACACCCGGAGGCCCTATGACTTTAAGTCATTCCTTGGCAATGAGCTTAACAAGAAGCAGCTATGTGACCTGCTTCTCAGGGTCTGGGGGAGCAATGAGGCAGCATCCTGGATTGAGAAGAGCATGAAAGCAGTGGTGTGTGTTGACGGAAGATCTTATGACCTAACATCAACAAATGGAAAA GTCCAGACTTCTGAGATCTATGAACTGCGATCCAACCAGGAGGAGACAGACAGCCGGATTGTCCTGTACCTCCACCAGGCTGTCAAATGGGGGTTCAAGTCCAGTGTGGTGAGGACACCTGACACAGACATCCTGATGATCCTCCTCTACCATGCCAGCAGGATCAGCTTTCAGGCAGCTTGGTGCAGACTGGATGGTCACTGA